A single genomic interval of halophilic archaeon DL31 harbors:
- a CDS encoding histidine triad (HIT) protein (PFAM: Histidine triad (HIT) protein~KEGG: hvo:HVO_2601 histidine triad protein), whose translation MDQIFAPWRIEWVERDPEEDAIDGCPFCVLPNRETDADSRIVARSEHSFAILNNAPYAPGHLMVIPDRHTGEWATLSDAELLDHAKTKNAAIAALEAGMGPNGINAGENLGGAAAGGSIDDHIHTHLVPRWNGDTNFMPVVSDTKVIVEALEASYEKLHEAFGTLDEADGIAAGGAVRLSFE comes from the coding sequence ATGGACCAGATCTTCGCCCCGTGGCGCATCGAGTGGGTGGAACGCGATCCCGAGGAGGACGCCATCGACGGCTGCCCGTTCTGTGTGCTCCCCAACCGCGAGACTGACGCCGACTCCCGTATCGTCGCGCGAAGCGAGCACTCCTTCGCCATTCTCAACAACGCGCCGTACGCACCGGGCCACCTGATGGTCATTCCCGACCGCCACACCGGGGAGTGGGCCACCCTCTCGGACGCGGAACTGTTGGACCACGCGAAGACCAAGAACGCCGCCATCGCCGCGCTGGAGGCGGGGATGGGCCCGAACGGCATCAACGCTGGAGAGAATTTGGGAGGAGCTGCGGCGGGCGGCTCTATCGACGACCACATCCACACCCATCTGGTGCCGCGCTGGAACGGCGACACCAACTTCATGCCCGTCGTTTCGGACACGAAGGTCATCGTCGAAGCGCTCGAAGCCAGTTACGAGAAACTCCACGAGGCTTTTGGGACGCTGGACGAGGCCGACGGAATCGCAGCGGGCGGTGCGGTGCGGCTCTCTTTCGAGTAA
- a CDS encoding PRC-barrel domain protein (PFAM: PRC-barrel~KEGG: hvo:HVO_1964 PRC-barrel domain-containing protein), translated as MADILAENLSGKAVMGSDGTELGMLYNITMDLKTGELHDLLVSPTEDTPRGKITFDRDDGGRFRVPVSRVQAVKDYIVISR; from the coding sequence ATGGCCGACATCCTCGCCGAGAACCTCTCGGGCAAAGCAGTGATGGGTTCCGACGGCACCGAACTGGGCATGCTGTACAACATCACGATGGACCTCAAGACGGGCGAACTCCACGACCTGCTGGTTTCGCCCACCGAGGACACCCCTCGGGGGAAGATTACGTTCGACCGCGACGACGGCGGGCGGTTCCGGGTGCCCGTCTCCCGCGTGCAGGCCGTCAAAGACTACATCGTCATCAGCCGGTAG
- a CDS encoding Nob1p-like protein (KEGG: hvo:HVO_1965 Nob1p-like protein) encodes MEVLDTSAFIHGYHSDADTVSIPLVQEELEDEHAYRFDAMEGAGMEIHLPADETVDRVRRAAGETGDAGELSDTDTRLLATAFELDATLVTDDYAMQNVAEKLGIEVQVIAHDGITERRDWTFQCAGCGREFDEDKERCPICGSDLNRKNPA; translated from the coding sequence ATGGAAGTCCTCGACACGTCCGCGTTCATTCACGGGTACCACAGCGACGCAGACACCGTCTCCATCCCACTCGTACAGGAGGAGCTGGAAGACGAACACGCCTACCGCTTCGACGCGATGGAAGGAGCCGGAATGGAGATCCACCTCCCTGCTGATGAGACCGTCGACCGCGTGCGCCGCGCGGCGGGCGAGACCGGCGACGCCGGCGAACTCTCCGATACTGACACGCGCCTGCTCGCGACCGCGTTCGAACTCGACGCGACGCTGGTCACCGACGACTACGCGATGCAGAACGTCGCCGAAAAGCTGGGCATTGAGGTGCAGGTCATCGCCCACGACGGCATCACCGAGCGCCGCGACTGGACGTTCCAGTGTGCTGGCTGCGGCCGGGAGTTCGACGAGGACAAGGAGCGCTGCCCAATCTGTGGGAGCGACCTGAACAGGAAGAACCCGGCCTGA
- a CDS encoding hypothetical protein (manually curated~KEGG: npu:Npun_R6449 transposase), with translation MPRTQEYVVDLSADERAELNALLASGTHKTRVLTRARCLLHADDGLTDDEVSQAVGCHPTTVGRYRKRYTEDGLAAITRRKADRIYERKLDGREEAHLIALACSDPPEGRSRWSLHLLADHFVGLTEIDVESISHETVRQILKKTQLHPHRSKSWVIKPENSAAFVCKMEAVLDLYHEPFDPLRPVVCFDESNKELHQEVRDPLPARPGAVARYDYTYERNGTRNLFVMSEPLTGWRHIEVTQRRRKQEFVQQMQSLVDDHYPDAECIRVVMDNLNTHQRYAFYEFLPPEEARRLLSKLEFHFTPEHGSWLNMAEIEFSALWTECLDRRIPDAATLRSEVAAWERSRNEDKSPIDWQFTTDDARIKLRQLYPVNHD, from the exons ATGCCACGAACTCAGGAATATGTTGTCGATCTGTCCGCTGATGAACGAGCTGAACTGAACGCCTTGCTTGCCTCTGGGACGCACAAGACTCGCGTTCTCACACGCGCACGTTGTCTCTTGCACGCTGATGACGGCTTGACTGATGATGAAGTCAGTCAAGCCGTCGGCTGTCACCCCACTACCGTCGGTCGGTACCGCAAACGCTACACTGAGGACGGCCTCGCGGCGATTACTCGCCGCAAGGCCGACCGCATCTATGAACGCAAACTCGACGGACGTGAGGAGGCTCACCTCATCGCACTTGCTTGCAGTGATCCACCGGAAGGACGCTCTCGCTGGTCACTTCATCTCTTAGCCGATCACTTCGTCGGACTGACCGAGATCGACGTTGAGTCGATCTCTCATGAGACGGTGCGACAGATTCTAAAAAAA ACACAACTGCACCCTCACCGATCAAAATCATGGGTGATCAAACCCGAAAACAGCGCTGCGTTCGTTTGCAAAATGGAAGCTGTTCTCGATCTCTACCACGAACCATTCGACCCACTTCGTCCAGTTGTCTGTTTTGACGAGTCCAACAAGGAACTCCATCAAGAGGTTCGCGACCCGCTCCCGGCGCGACCGGGAGCGGTCGCTCGGTATGACTACACCTACGAACGGAATGGCACGCGCAATCTCTTTGTGATGAGCGAGCCGCTGACCGGCTGGCGACACATCGAGGTAACACAGCGGCGACGCAAACAAGAGTTCGTCCAGCAGATGCAATCGCTCGTGGATGATCACTACCCGGATGCGGAGTGCATCCGGGTAGTGATGGACAATCTCAATACACACCAACGGTACGCCTTCTACGAGTTTCTCCCACCCGAAGAAGCGCGTCGGTTGCTCAGCAAACTCGAATTTCACTTCACCCCAGAACACGGCAGTTGGCTGAACATGGCCGAGATCGAATTTAGCGCATTGTGGACAGAGTGTCTTGACAGACGAATCCCAGACGCAGCGACACTCCGCTCGGAGGTCGCTGCGTGGGAACGCTCACGAAACGAGGACAAATCACCAATCGACTGGCAGTTCACCACCGACGATGCTCGCATCAAACTCCGCCAGCTATATCCAGTAAATCACGATTGA
- a CDS encoding translation initiation factor aIF-2 (KEGG: hbo:Hbor_05590 translation initiation factor eaif-5b~TIGRFAM: Translation initiation factor aIF-2; Small GTP-binding protein~PFAM: Protein synthesis factor, GTP-binding; Translation elongation factor EFTu/EF1A, domain 2) → MPDANQDADSVDPGSLRTPIVAVLGHVDHGKTSLLDKIRGSAVSEGEAGAITQHIGATAVPLDTVSSMAGELVMAEDFDLPGLLFIDTPGHHSFSTLRARGGALADIAVLVVDVNDGFQPQTEEALDILQRTGTPFVVAANKIDTTPGWNPQPDAPVQETYEAQSERARGMLDENLYEIIGQLSDAGFSADLYWRVQNFQGNIGVVPVSAMTGEGIPDLLAVLMGLSQRYMKAEMAVNLAGPGKGTVLEVKDEKGFGATIDVVLYDGIVQEGDRIVVGGVEGPIVTEARALLRPRALSEIRTEQEFERLEAVQAASGVKLAAPDLDDAMAGAPIRVVRGRPLEDVIEKVEQELSQIEVDTAEQGVVVKADTLGSLEAMANAMREAEIPILRAEVGDIAPRDVSVASTATEEKHRVILGFNVETLADAERELERQDVRLFSHDVIYQLVEDYEEFNDELQREQQETVLDKIHRPARFRILEDHTFRQNNPAVVGVEIMAGTVQNNRYVAKFENGEKIRVGELSGMQENGEDVGEARAGSRVSVAIDGPTVGRQIEEGDELWIDLPEKHAKILEQELKEEIPGDEREALNMYLDTMRNRDPFWGK, encoded by the coding sequence ATGCCTGACGCCAACCAAGACGCCGATTCGGTCGACCCGGGCTCGCTGCGAACCCCCATTGTGGCGGTGCTCGGCCACGTCGACCACGGGAAGACCAGCCTGCTCGACAAGATTCGCGGCTCCGCCGTCTCTGAGGGCGAAGCCGGCGCCATCACCCAGCACATCGGCGCCACCGCCGTCCCGCTAGATACAGTCTCTTCGATGGCCGGCGAGCTCGTCATGGCCGAGGACTTCGATCTGCCGGGGCTGCTGTTCATCGACACGCCGGGCCACCACTCGTTCTCGACGCTGCGGGCCCGCGGGGGCGCCCTCGCCGACATCGCGGTGCTCGTCGTCGACGTCAACGACGGCTTCCAGCCCCAGACCGAGGAGGCACTGGATATTCTCCAGCGCACGGGCACGCCGTTCGTCGTCGCCGCGAACAAAATTGACACCACACCTGGCTGGAACCCCCAGCCCGACGCGCCTGTCCAGGAGACCTACGAGGCCCAGTCCGAGCGCGCTCGCGGGATGCTGGACGAGAATCTCTACGAGATTATCGGCCAGCTGTCCGACGCGGGCTTCTCGGCGGACCTCTACTGGCGCGTCCAGAACTTCCAGGGCAACATCGGCGTCGTCCCCGTTTCGGCGATGACCGGCGAGGGCATTCCGGACCTGCTGGCGGTGTTGATGGGCCTTTCCCAGCGCTACATGAAAGCGGAGATGGCGGTCAACCTCGCGGGCCCGGGCAAGGGGACCGTACTGGAGGTCAAAGACGAGAAAGGGTTCGGGGCCACCATCGACGTGGTGCTCTACGACGGTATCGTACAGGAGGGCGACCGCATCGTCGTCGGCGGTGTCGAGGGGCCCATCGTGACGGAGGCTCGCGCACTGCTGCGTCCACGGGCGCTCTCGGAGATTCGGACCGAACAGGAGTTCGAGCGCCTCGAAGCCGTGCAGGCCGCCTCGGGTGTGAAGCTCGCGGCGCCGGACCTCGACGACGCGATGGCCGGCGCGCCGATCCGGGTCGTGCGCGGACGCCCGCTCGAGGACGTCATCGAGAAGGTCGAACAGGAGCTTTCCCAGATCGAAGTCGACACCGCCGAGCAGGGGGTCGTCGTCAAGGCCGACACCCTCGGCAGTCTGGAGGCGATGGCCAACGCGATGCGGGAGGCCGAAATCCCCATCCTCCGGGCGGAAGTCGGCGATATCGCGCCGCGTGACGTGTCGGTCGCCAGCACCGCAACCGAGGAGAAACACCGGGTCATCCTCGGCTTCAACGTCGAGACGCTGGCCGACGCCGAGCGCGAACTCGAACGGCAGGACGTGCGGCTGTTCAGCCACGACGTCATCTACCAACTCGTCGAGGATTACGAGGAGTTCAACGACGAACTCCAGCGCGAACAGCAGGAGACGGTGCTGGACAAGATTCACCGCCCCGCTCGATTCCGCATTCTGGAGGACCACACCTTCCGGCAGAACAACCCCGCGGTCGTCGGCGTCGAAATCATGGCCGGCACGGTCCAGAACAACCGCTACGTCGCGAAGTTCGAGAACGGCGAGAAGATTCGCGTCGGCGAACTCTCGGGGATGCAGGAGAACGGCGAGGACGTGGGCGAAGCCCGCGCTGGGAGCCGTGTGAGCGTCGCCATCGACGGCCCAACGGTGGGCCGCCAAATCGAGGAAGGCGACGAACTCTGGATCGACCTCCCGGAGAAGCACGCGAAAATCCTCGAACAGGAGCTCAAAGAGGAGATTCCCGGCGACGAGCGCGAGGCGCTGAACATGTATCTCGACACGATGCGGAATCGGGACCCGTTCTGGGGGAAGTAG
- a CDS encoding Glucose-6-phosphate isomerase (KEGG: hbo:Hbor_05630 glucose-6-phosphate isomerase~HAMAP: Phosphoglucose isomerase (PGI)~PFAM: Phosphoglucose isomerase (PGI)) gives MRIDIANAFEGEPALDRTRLEELDERVAEAHDRIAEGMENDEFGYTSLNLPETTDTAEIRDAVEPFADSEAVLTVGIGGSALGAATIADALESEVEAYFLDNVDPEHTARLLDSLDLSTTTMNVVSNSGTTAETLANFLVVREVMTAAGVDWTARTFVTTGPEGNLRELAEQHGLPALPVPEGVPGRFSVLSTVGLACAAIQGHDIDAILAGAAAERDRLSDSLFDSPAYAYGAVTYALAEAGALTNAFMPYAESLETFAEWFAQLWAESLGKDGQGQTPARALGATDQHSQLQLYRAGPRDKLVTLLRPTERADRAIPETDLEGLSYLGGSSLGTLLDAEFEATEASLAAADCPNLRVEIDEVDEHGLGELLFGMEAACICYGELAGLSTFTQPAVEWGKKAARGLLGGGEFEEADQVRGKERLVVE, from the coding sequence ATGCGCATCGACATCGCGAACGCGTTCGAGGGCGAACCCGCCCTCGACCGCACGAGGTTAGAAGAACTGGACGAGCGAGTGGCCGAGGCTCACGACCGTATCGCCGAGGGAATGGAGAACGACGAGTTCGGATACACCTCGCTCAACCTCCCCGAGACGACCGATACGGCCGAAATCCGTGACGCGGTGGAGCCGTTCGCTGACAGCGAGGCCGTCCTGACGGTTGGCATCGGTGGCAGCGCCCTCGGCGCCGCCACCATCGCCGACGCGCTGGAGAGCGAGGTCGAGGCCTACTTCCTTGACAACGTGGACCCGGAGCACACCGCCCGGCTGCTCGACTCCTTGGACCTCTCCACGACGACGATGAACGTCGTCTCCAACTCCGGCACGACGGCGGAGACGCTCGCGAACTTCCTCGTCGTGCGCGAAGTGATGACTGCGGCCGGCGTCGACTGGACAGCGCGCACTTTCGTTACCACCGGGCCGGAGGGGAACCTCCGGGAACTGGCCGAGCAGCACGGCCTGCCGGCGCTCCCGGTTCCGGAGGGTGTTCCGGGGCGGTTCTCCGTGCTCTCGACGGTTGGGCTGGCCTGTGCAGCGATTCAGGGCCACGATATCGACGCGATTCTCGCGGGAGCCGCCGCCGAGCGCGACCGGCTCTCGGACTCTCTGTTCGACTCGCCGGCCTACGCCTACGGCGCGGTGACGTATGCGCTGGCGGAGGCGGGGGCGCTCACCAACGCATTCATGCCCTACGCCGAATCCTTGGAGACCTTTGCTGAATGGTTCGCCCAGCTCTGGGCCGAGAGCCTCGGGAAGGACGGACAGGGCCAGACGCCAGCCCGTGCCCTCGGTGCGACCGACCAGCACTCCCAGCTTCAACTCTACCGGGCCGGCCCGCGAGACAAGCTGGTGACGCTCCTGCGACCAACCGAGCGCGCGGACCGCGCCATCCCCGAGACGGACCTGGAGGGGCTCTCCTACCTCGGTGGCTCCTCGTTGGGCACGCTGCTTGACGCGGAGTTCGAGGCGACGGAGGCCAGCCTCGCTGCCGCGGACTGCCCGAACCTCCGGGTGGAAATCGACGAGGTGGACGAACACGGCCTCGGCGAACTGCTGTTCGGGATGGAGGCGGCCTGTATCTGTTACGGGGAGCTTGCGGGGCTCTCGACGTTCACCCAGCCGGCGGTAGAGTGGGGGAAGAAGGCGGCCCGCGGGCTGCTCGGCGGCGGCGAGTTCGAGGAGGCCGACCAGGTCCGCGGGAAGGAGCGGCTGGTCGTCGAGTAG
- a CDS encoding cation diffusion facilitator family transporter (KEGG: hmu:Hmuk_1513 cation diffusion facilitator family transporter~TIGRFAM: Cation efflux protein~PFAM: Cation efflux protein), with translation MERKQVVRRVGLVVLAANAALALLKVGVWLETGSLALASEAVNSGADTLYSAVVVAGLYLTTRPPDFEHPHGHERIEPFVALFVALGVFSAGIAVMWTGATSLLEGSYQAASPLAAGVLGFGAAAKFGLYRYCLSVGEEHRSPALVATAKDNRTDVLTALAALVGASGAAVGYPVLDPIAAVVVGVGVLVTGVDIVRDNVDYLVGAAPPEELRERIVRAALAQPQVKGAHDVVAHYVGPEVDVSLHIEVEGDMTVREAHEIETAVVDAIREIPEVDDVFVHVDPKELDEWKLDAEGRWRDERVEEVDRERPGS, from the coding sequence ATGGAGCGCAAGCAGGTCGTCCGGCGTGTCGGGCTGGTGGTCCTCGCGGCTAACGCCGCCCTCGCCCTGCTCAAAGTCGGCGTCTGGCTGGAGACTGGGAGTCTCGCCCTCGCCTCCGAAGCGGTCAACAGCGGCGCCGACACCCTCTACAGCGCCGTCGTCGTCGCCGGCCTCTACCTCACCACCCGCCCGCCGGATTTCGAACACCCTCACGGTCACGAGCGCATCGAGCCGTTCGTCGCGCTGTTTGTCGCCCTCGGGGTGTTCAGCGCCGGTATCGCCGTCATGTGGACGGGCGCAACCTCGCTCCTCGAAGGGAGCTATCAGGCTGCCTCACCACTGGCCGCGGGGGTGCTCGGCTTTGGTGCCGCCGCGAAGTTCGGGCTCTACCGCTACTGTCTCTCGGTCGGCGAGGAGCACCGCTCACCCGCGCTGGTGGCGACCGCGAAAGACAACCGAACCGACGTGCTGACCGCGCTGGCGGCCCTTGTTGGCGCCAGCGGTGCGGCCGTCGGCTATCCCGTCCTCGACCCAATCGCCGCGGTGGTGGTCGGTGTCGGGGTCCTCGTAACAGGTGTCGATATCGTCCGTGACAACGTCGACTATCTCGTCGGCGCCGCCCCGCCAGAGGAACTTCGCGAGCGAATTGTTCGGGCCGCGCTCGCCCAGCCCCAAGTCAAAGGCGCCCACGACGTTGTTGCGCACTACGTCGGCCCGGAGGTCGACGTGAGCCTCCACATCGAGGTGGAAGGCGACATGACGGTTCGGGAGGCTCACGAAATCGAGACGGCTGTCGTCGACGCCATCCGGGAGATTCCGGAGGTCGACGACGTGTTCGTCCACGTCGATCCAAAGGAACTCGACGAGTGGAAATTGGACGCGGAGGGGCGCTGGCGTGACGAACGCGTCGAGGAAGTCGACCGCGAGCGGCCGGGTTCTTAA
- a CDS encoding hypothetical protein (KEGG: hma:rrnB0134 hypothetical protein), with product MYNVCTDMSSKRVNFRIPEELVTQADIAAEVTHKNRTEVLIEALRQYLEEKESEESFREAVVELYLDDQIAFEALADVIGRQDAEAVRSSKNILDRGEELADRLVDR from the coding sequence ATGTACAACGTGTGCACAGACATGAGCTCCAAGCGGGTGAATTTCCGAATTCCCGAGGAGTTGGTCACCCAAGCGGATATCGCCGCTGAGGTCACCCACAAGAACCGGACGGAGGTGCTTATCGAAGCGCTTCGGCAGTATCTCGAAGAAAAAGAGTCAGAGGAGAGCTTCCGGGAGGCAGTCGTCGAACTATACCTTGATGACCAGATTGCGTTCGAAGCCCTCGCAGACGTAATTGGCCGCCAAGATGCTGAAGCAGTTCGGTCGTCGAAGAACATCTTGGACCGGGGGGAGGAGCTTGCGGATAGACTCGTCGACCGCTGA
- a CDS encoding Abortive infection protein (PFAM: Abortive infection protein~KEGG: hla:Hlac_2288 abortive infection protein), with translation MSQPEAASDSRFLATLQALILFVGGLVGASFAVGAWDGVAVSLGIAEGTTAFELLRTVIQFAGFAAPALLFVAAAGDRSLLPFDSPSRRDVVLVVGGFVGLYAIQYGVLTALGAVGVEPVQNRAIDPETHAPVYFLWMMVVSVLVVGPAEELLFRGAIQGLLKRAWGAWPAILAAGALFGSLHYSVGSGPVSGALAYVFIAFLLGTVLGILYERSENLVVPALAHGLFNAAAFGIQYLSVVG, from the coding sequence ATGAGCCAGCCGGAAGCGGCTTCTGACTCCCGGTTTCTCGCCACGCTGCAGGCGCTGATTCTCTTCGTCGGTGGCCTCGTCGGTGCCAGTTTCGCCGTCGGTGCCTGGGATGGGGTGGCGGTTTCTCTTGGCATTGCCGAGGGAACGACGGCCTTCGAGTTGCTCCGGACGGTAATCCAGTTCGCCGGCTTCGCGGCACCAGCGCTGCTGTTCGTCGCCGCCGCGGGCGACCGGTCGTTGCTCCCCTTCGACAGCCCGAGCCGTCGCGATGTGGTGCTGGTGGTCGGCGGCTTCGTCGGGCTCTACGCCATCCAGTACGGCGTGCTCACGGCGCTGGGGGCCGTCGGCGTCGAGCCGGTGCAGAACCGAGCGATCGACCCCGAAACCCACGCACCGGTGTACTTCCTCTGGATGATGGTGGTCTCCGTGCTGGTGGTCGGTCCAGCCGAGGAACTGCTGTTTCGCGGCGCGATTCAGGGGCTGCTGAAGCGGGCATGGGGCGCCTGGCCCGCCATCCTCGCTGCGGGTGCGCTTTTTGGCTCGCTGCACTACTCTGTCGGTTCGGGCCCGGTTTCGGGTGCGCTGGCCTACGTCTTCATCGCCTTCCTGCTTGGGACTGTGCTCGGCATACTTTACGAACGGTCGGAAAACTTGGTGGTTCCCGCGCTCGCCCACGGCCTGTTCAACGCGGCCGCGTTCGGGATTCAGTACCTGTCGGTGGTCGGCTGA
- a CDS encoding hypothetical protein (KEGG: hma:rrnB0136 hypothetical protein), which produces MIVVDTSALISFAVGDAVEPVLEAFDVVTTQSVRTELKATTDYDDRHGVGATTALQAAGAFTVVEAQGEVFESSRIDAGEASCVAVMRTCDADFLVTDDYRALPELQQLVDAEVVPSPVVLRALVKRGTWSEQRAKTAFETIAEGARLVGCANLPVCTAALRVGSFTAMSLR; this is translated from the coding sequence ATGATCGTCGTCGATACGAGTGCACTCATCTCGTTTGCTGTCGGCGACGCAGTTGAACCAGTCCTCGAAGCCTTCGACGTGGTCACGACACAGTCCGTCCGTACGGAACTCAAAGCGACCACCGATTACGATGACCGACACGGGGTGGGTGCAACAACAGCTCTCCAGGCAGCAGGGGCGTTTACCGTCGTCGAGGCACAGGGTGAGGTGTTCGAATCGAGTCGTATCGATGCTGGTGAGGCAAGCTGTGTCGCTGTGATGCGGACCTGCGATGCGGATTTTCTTGTTACCGACGACTACCGAGCACTCCCTGAACTACAGCAACTGGTCGACGCCGAGGTTGTTCCCTCCCCGGTTGTACTTCGAGCTCTGGTCAAACGAGGGACATGGTCCGAACAGCGGGCGAAAACCGCATTCGAGACCATTGCAGAGGGGGCGCGATTGGTTGGGTGCGCCAATCTACCGGTATGCACGGCAGCTCTTCGAGTAGGTTCCTTCACAGCTATGTCACTCCGTTAG